One Microbacterium trichothecenolyticum DNA window includes the following coding sequences:
- a CDS encoding SDR family oxidoreductase: MPTPPLIAVTGSTGAVGGRVARDLAARGIPQRLLVRDASRAPALDGAEVHVARYSDGDAARAALQGVETLFMVSASETADRVEHHRTFVEAAADAGVRAIVYTSFLAAAADAVFTLGRDHAATEDIIRSSGMRWTFLRDNFYMDMMELFAGDDGVIRGPAGDGRCSLVSRSDVAATAVSVLLDSAGHADTAYDLTGPQALTMTEVAQKISAVRGHPVRFVDESVDEAYASRAAFGAPRWQVDAWVSTYTAIASGDLAGVSGDVERVTGRPPQTFEEFLGAVS; encoded by the coding sequence ATGCCCACGCCGCCCCTCATCGCCGTCACCGGATCCACCGGAGCCGTGGGGGGCCGTGTCGCCCGAGACCTCGCCGCCCGTGGCATCCCGCAGCGGCTTCTCGTGCGTGACGCCTCGCGTGCACCCGCGCTCGACGGTGCCGAGGTGCACGTCGCCCGTTACTCGGATGGGGATGCCGCCCGCGCGGCGCTGCAGGGAGTCGAGACGCTGTTCATGGTGTCGGCCTCCGAGACCGCCGACCGGGTGGAGCACCACCGAACGTTCGTCGAGGCCGCAGCCGACGCGGGTGTCCGGGCGATCGTCTACACGTCGTTCCTGGCCGCCGCGGCCGACGCGGTCTTCACCCTGGGCCGTGACCACGCCGCGACCGAGGACATCATCCGCTCCTCCGGCATGCGGTGGACGTTCCTGCGCGACAACTTCTACATGGACATGATGGAGCTCTTCGCCGGCGACGACGGGGTGATCCGTGGGCCCGCCGGTGACGGACGCTGCTCGCTCGTGTCGCGCTCCGACGTCGCCGCGACCGCGGTGTCGGTGCTGCTGGACTCCGCGGGTCACGCCGACACCGCCTACGACCTCACGGGCCCGCAGGCTCTGACCATGACCGAGGTGGCGCAGAAGATCTCGGCCGTGCGAGGACACCCCGTGCGTTTCGTCGACGAGTCGGTCGACGAGGCGTACGCCTCGCGAGCGGCGTTCGGCGCCCCGCGGTGGCAGGTCGATGCGTGGGTCAGCACCTACACGGCGATCGCCAGCGGCGACCTCGCCGGAGTGTCGGGCGACGTAGAGCGGGTGACGGGCCGACCGCCGCAGACCTTCGAAGAGTTCCTGGGCGCCGTCTCGTGA
- a CDS encoding pyridoxal-phosphate dependent enzyme, protein MRYAQSVADLVGNTPLVRLTRVTDGIAATVLAKIEYVNPGGSAKDRIAANIIDAAERDGHLQPGGVIVEPTSGNTGVGLALVAQQRGYRCVFVVPDKVAEDKRAVLRAYGAEVVVTPTNVEPDDPDSYYSVSDRLVREIPGAFKPNQYANPNGPRSHYETTGPEIWRDTDGTLTHFVAGVGTGGTISGTGRYLREVAGSSVRIVGVDPVGSIYSGGDIHGYDVEGVGEDFWPPAFDPTVVDAYERVSDAESFAMTRRLAREEGLLVGGSSGMAVVGALRVARDLPADAVMVVVLPDHGRGYLSKIFDDEWMTARGYDVDAPASVLPSSTQEHSA, encoded by the coding sequence GTGCGTTACGCCCAGAGCGTCGCCGACCTCGTCGGCAACACCCCCCTCGTCCGCCTCACCCGCGTCACCGACGGCATCGCCGCGACGGTGCTGGCGAAGATCGAGTACGTCAACCCCGGCGGCTCGGCGAAGGACCGCATCGCCGCCAACATCATCGACGCCGCCGAGCGTGACGGACACCTGCAGCCCGGCGGCGTGATCGTCGAGCCGACCAGCGGCAACACCGGCGTCGGACTCGCCCTCGTCGCGCAGCAGCGCGGCTACCGCTGCGTCTTCGTCGTGCCCGACAAGGTCGCCGAGGACAAGCGCGCGGTGCTGCGGGCCTACGGAGCCGAGGTCGTGGTGACCCCCACCAACGTCGAGCCCGACGACCCCGACTCGTACTACAGCGTGTCGGACCGGCTCGTGCGGGAGATCCCCGGGGCGTTCAAGCCCAACCAGTACGCCAACCCGAACGGCCCCCGCAGTCACTACGAGACCACCGGTCCCGAGATCTGGCGCGATACTGACGGGACGCTCACGCATTTCGTGGCCGGCGTCGGCACGGGCGGCACGATCAGCGGTACGGGCCGCTACCTGCGTGAGGTCGCGGGCTCGAGCGTGCGCATCGTCGGCGTCGACCCGGTCGGCTCGATCTATTCGGGCGGCGACATCCACGGCTACGACGTCGAGGGCGTCGGCGAAGACTTCTGGCCCCCGGCCTTCGACCCCACGGTGGTCGACGCCTACGAGCGCGTGTCCGACGCCGAGTCGTTCGCGATGACCCGCCGCCTCGCCCGCGAAGAGGGCTTGCTCGTCGGCGGCTCCAGCGGAATGGCCGTCGTCGGAGCCCTGCGCGTCGCCCGCGACCTGCCCGCCGACGCCGTCATGGTCGTCGTCCTGCCCGACCACGGTCGCGGCTACCTCAGCAAGATCTTCGACGACGAGTGGATGACCGCGCGCGGCTACGACGTCGACGCCCCGGCATCCGTTCTTCCCTCGAGCACCCAGGAGCACTCCGCATGA
- a CDS encoding cystathionine gamma-synthase — MSTHDAARGFDSLAVHAGQAPDETTGAVIPPIHVSTTYAQDGIGGLRNGYEYGRSGNPTRTALETQIAALEGGVRALSFSSGLAGEDALLRAALVPGDEVLLGNDVYGGTYRLLARVLGPWGVKLRVVDMSDLDAVAAAIDERAPRMVWVETPSNPMLRITDIAGLARLGHAAGAIVVVDNTFASPALQRPIALGADVVVHSATKYLGGHSDVVGGALAFADAELAEKTQFLQFAAGAVSGPFDAYLTTRGIKTLGIRMERHSANAQAIAEYLAGHDRVAKVYYPGLSTHPGHELAASQMSGFGGIVSLELADGATARRFAESTRLFTLAESLGGVESLVNYPDAMTHASVRGTELAVPDTIVRLSVGIESVDDLVADVDRALAAL, encoded by the coding sequence ATGAGCACCCACGACGCCGCCCGCGGCTTCGACAGCCTCGCCGTCCACGCAGGGCAAGCGCCCGACGAGACCACCGGCGCCGTCATTCCGCCGATCCACGTCTCCACGACGTACGCGCAGGACGGCATCGGGGGTCTGCGCAATGGCTACGAGTACGGCCGCAGCGGCAACCCGACCCGCACGGCGCTGGAGACGCAGATCGCCGCGCTGGAGGGGGGCGTGCGCGCGCTGTCGTTCTCGTCGGGCCTCGCCGGTGAAGACGCGCTGCTGCGTGCAGCGCTCGTCCCCGGCGACGAGGTGCTGCTCGGCAACGACGTCTACGGCGGCACCTACCGCCTGCTCGCCCGCGTGCTCGGTCCCTGGGGCGTGAAGCTTCGCGTGGTCGACATGAGCGACCTGGATGCCGTGGCGGCGGCGATCGACGAGCGTGCGCCGCGCATGGTCTGGGTCGAGACGCCCAGCAACCCGATGCTGCGCATCACCGACATCGCCGGTCTCGCGCGCCTTGGCCACGCGGCCGGTGCGATCGTGGTCGTGGACAACACGTTCGCCTCACCCGCGCTGCAGCGCCCGATCGCCCTGGGCGCCGACGTCGTCGTGCACTCCGCCACGAAGTACCTCGGCGGACACAGCGACGTCGTCGGCGGCGCTCTCGCGTTCGCCGACGCGGAGCTGGCCGAGAAGACGCAGTTCCTGCAGTTCGCCGCCGGGGCGGTGTCGGGCCCGTTCGACGCGTACCTGACCACGCGCGGCATCAAGACCCTCGGCATCCGCATGGAACGCCACAGCGCGAACGCGCAGGCAATCGCCGAGTACCTCGCCGGGCACGACCGTGTCGCGAAGGTCTACTACCCGGGCCTCTCGACGCACCCCGGCCACGAGCTCGCCGCGTCGCAGATGAGCGGCTTCGGCGGCATCGTCTCGCTCGAGCTCGCCGACGGTGCCACCGCCCGCCGGTTCGCGGAGTCGACGCGCCTGTTCACCCTCGCGGAGTCGCTCGGCGGTGTCGAATCGCTCGTGAACTACCCGGATGCCATGACCCACGCGTCGGTGCGCGGCACCGAGCTCGCGGTGCCCGACACGATCGTGCGACTGTCGG